Genomic window (Candidatus Limnocylindria bacterium):
CGCGAGGTCACGCTCGCGGCGATGCACGCCCACACGCCGACCGAGGTCGCGTTCGTTGCGGCGACGCAGGTCTGTCAGCTGCTCGAAAGCGACGAGGCCGTAGTGCGGTGGTGGAACTCCGAGCGCGCGAGTCTCGAGCTGCTCGCCGACACGCGCGCCGACCGCACCGGACGCGCGGGCGACCTCTCGACGGGCGAAGGCGCGGTCGGGCTCGCGTTCTCGACGTCCGCGCCGGTGATCGTCGAGGACTACGCACGCTGGGAACATCGCGTGTCGTCGTCTATCGCCGTGGGCAGCGGGGTGGCGGTGCCCCTCGTGCTGCACGACGCGCCGGTGGGAGCGCTCGCGATCTACTCGCGCGAGTCGCGCGGCTACAAGGAGACCGACGTCCAGCTGCTCGCGCTCTTCGCGGACCAGGTCGCTCCGGTGTTCGAGGCCGCGCTCATGCGCATCGCCTCGCAGCGCGCGACGGAACGCGCGGACGCGTCCGACCGCCAGCTGCGCGACATGCTCGACGCGGCCCTCGACGCGCACGTCGTGATGGACGCCGAGGGACGCATCACGCGATGGAACGCGCAGGCCGAAGCGATGTTCGGATGGCGCCACGACGAGATCGTCGGCAAGGTCCTGGCGGACACACTCGTTCCGCCGCAGTTCCGTGACGCGCACCGCAAGGGACTGGCCCATTATCTGAAGACCGGCGATGGCCCCATGCTGCGTCGGCGTGTGGAGCTCCAGGCGCTCAGAAAGAACGGCCTGGCGTTCCCGGTCGAGCTGACCGTCGCGCCGATCGGCACGACCGAGGGGCCGGCGTTCAGCGCATTCCTCCGCGACATCAGCGAGCGCCATCAGGTCGAACAGCAGCTCAGGCGTCTCGCGATGCACGACGCGCTCACTGGCCTACCGAACCGCCTTCTCCTTTATGACCGCGCCGAGCAGGCCTTCGCGGGGGCGAAACGCACGAAGTCGTCCGTGGCGCTGCTCCTGATGGACCTCGACGGCTTCAAAGACATCAACGACGCGTACGGCCATCACGTCGGCGACATCCTCCTGCAGGAGGTGTCGGTACGCCTGCGCGACGGACTGCGCGGGTCCGACACCGTGGCGCGGCTCGGTGGCGACGAGTTCGCGATCCTGTTGCCAGACACCGACCTGGAAGGCGCGTTCGCCGCGGCAAAGACGCTGCGTGCGTCGCTCGATGCGCCGCTCACCATCGAGAGCGTGCGGATGCCGGTCGATTCAAGTGTGGGGATCTCGCTGTTTCCAACGCACGGCGATGACCCTCTGACGCTGCTGCGACGCGCGGACATCGCGATGTACGCCGCGAAGCGACATGGCACCGGCGTCGCGCTTTACGAAGAGGGCAGCGACCTCGAGGGCGCGGCCAGGCTCGGCCTCGCGTCGGATCTCCGCGAGGCGCTCGATCGCGGCGTTCTTCATCTCCACTACCAGCCGGTGGTCGATCTCACGACGAACCGCGTCTGCATGATGGAGGCGCTCGCTCGCTGGAATCATCCGAGGCTCGGACTCATATCGCCGACCGAGTTCATCCCGCTCGCGGAGCGCTCCGGCGTGATGCCGCAGCTCTCGTCGTGGGCGCTGAGGACCGCGCTCGAGAAGGCGCTCGGTTGGCAGGCGCGCGGGATCGCGATCGCCGTGAACATGGCCGTCTCCGATCTCTCGGATACCAACTTTCCCGACCGCGTACGCGCGGCCGTGGAGGAGGCGGGGCTGCCGCCGGGGGTGCTGCACCTCGAGGTGACAGAGAGCGGCGTGATGAGCGAGCCCGAGCGGATCCTCACCTGCCTCGAGCGCCTGCGCGATATCGGCGTGCAGCTGGCGATCGACGACTTCGGGACCGGCTCGTCCTCGCTCGCGTACCTCCACCGGCTCCCGATCCAGGCGTGCAAGATCGACCGTTCGTTCGTCCGCAGACTGACGACCGAGGCGTCCAGCGTCGCGATCGTGCGCGCCACGATCGAGCTCGCGCACGCGCTCGAGCTCCGCGTGATCGCGGAGGGCGTCGAGGACGCCGCGACCCTCGAGGTCCTCCAGGACATGGGGTGCGATCTCGCGCAGGGTTACTTCATCTCCGAGCCGATCCCCGACGACCAGACCGAGGCCTGGCTGGCGAGTTCATCCTGGGTGGGCGCCCGCGCGTAGAGCAGTGATGGGGACAGTGACCCCCCGTTCCGCTCCGCTCGGTCTCGCGCTCGTGCTTCTCACAGCGTCGTGTCTGGCCACGCCGGCCCCTGCCGCGCCGCCCGCGCCAACGGCGGCAGCAGCGACCGCTCCGGCCGTCGCGAGCGCCACTCCCGCGCCGACGCCGACCGCGTCACCGAC
Coding sequences:
- a CDS encoding EAL domain-containing protein; amino-acid sequence: MSQTADRSSQRDQDVPQRGGAVTPRRLLGALREVTLAAMHAHTPTEVAFVAATQVCQLLESDEAVVRWWNSERASLELLADTRADRTGRAGDLSTGEGAVGLAFSTSAPVIVEDYARWEHRVSSSIAVGSGVAVPLVLHDAPVGALAIYSRESRGYKETDVQLLALFADQVAPVFEAALMRIASQRATERADASDRQLRDMLDAALDAHVVMDAEGRITRWNAQAEAMFGWRHDEIVGKVLADTLVPPQFRDAHRKGLAHYLKTGDGPMLRRRVELQALRKNGLAFPVELTVAPIGTTEGPAFSAFLRDISERHQVEQQLRRLAMHDALTGLPNRLLLYDRAEQAFAGAKRTKSSVALLLMDLDGFKDINDAYGHHVGDILLQEVSVRLRDGLRGSDTVARLGGDEFAILLPDTDLEGAFAAAKTLRASLDAPLTIESVRMPVDSSVGISLFPTHGDDPLTLLRRADIAMYAAKRHGTGVALYEEGSDLEGAARLGLASDLREALDRGVLHLHYQPVVDLTTNRVCMMEALARWNHPRLGLISPTEFIPLAERSGVMPQLSSWALRTALEKALGWQARGIAIAVNMAVSDLSDTNFPDRVRAAVEEAGLPPGVLHLEVTESGVMSEPERILTCLERLRDIGVQLAIDDFGTGSSSLAYLHRLPIQACKIDRSFVRRLTTEASSVAIVRATIELAHALELRVIAEGVEDAATLEVLQDMGCDLAQGYFISEPIPDDQTEAWLASSSWVGARA